Proteins encoded by one window of Nocardia goodfellowii:
- a CDS encoding serine/threonine-protein kinase, with protein MNPQTRSGAGEPEAPDAASEAQRPNDTQRMEPVAVADELSAMGLSGAVEIGRGGFGVVYRCLQVALERVVAVKVLSSDIDDESRERFLREEQAMGRLSGHPNIVDILQVDVTASGMPIIVMPYCTHGSFEQLIRDQGPLTWSDSLRAGVKLAGAIESAHRAGILHRDVKPANVLLSAYGEPQLTDFGIARIPGGFRTSSSLITGSPAFTAPEVLKGDEPTVRSDIYSLGATLFALLTGHAAFERQAGEKVVAQFLRITTQPVPDLRDQDIPADVAAAIEQAMSGDPQERPETAFAFGELLRATQAAHGAVPDEMALLDPAALPDEIDLASGEAAPGQPESTQTRPAFTRRSWPLTMRPMVSQHPGDSAAPTLPPTAATKFRPPTPAREPMPRPRLLDTLRAGGRRRLAVIHAPAGFGKSTVAAQWRAELVAGGVPVAWLGVGRDDDNEVWFLAHLIEAIRRVRPDIGLGLDQVLEERPADAVAYVIATLIDEIHSGGETVVVVVDDWHRIADPGAHRVMESLLDNGCHHLRFVVTSREQSGLPTSRMRVHDELVELGSTALRLTLDETREVLVERHNFDLSDAQIEQIHTATDGWPAAIQLVSLALRGNADADQLIGTLCEGTHGIREYLAENVLDTLEPRMLDFLTAISVSEKICGSLASALSEDSEGELLLAQAEQRELFLQRIEHDPEWFRMQPLFAEHLRGRLEQTDPAKLKALHRRASRWFAEHQQLRKSVDHALAATDLKLALDLIESGGMDLIDGSRLATLLGTVSKLPVQQVSSRSKLLMAVARANVNLQQSGAARTALGRLSSILARGSATDADVAQQRCAADVLAAADQIAGDHTEGVLDRVADCLERPDELPAWTVSTASNLTAFVRLTNFDFDGAREIQQWAEPYHARSKDPLGAVFGLCSQGAAAYEQLDIPTATDCFQRAWDTAREQAGPRSHAVRVAAALLGELNYRRGDLDAADRLLDESHQLVTRIGPVDFLISTFVIGARVKAVRGDLYTAAARLDEGSRIAVDGRLPRLAAHVRAERLRLGLPTGDDAQPDRLGVIHHSHRLRGSAALTAEAEEIAAIRGLLAQRQLRTDDTAVRRARALHGRMLEQARPRAELDTALLLAECLAASGWVGEATGLLLPAAATCADLGWTRPLLDAGPGVVAILRVLHTEMRQGPNQAEEVTLPALFLAELLE; from the coding sequence ATGAATCCACAGACGCGTTCGGGCGCCGGGGAACCCGAGGCGCCGGATGCCGCCTCGGAAGCGCAGCGTCCCAACGACACTCAGCGGATGGAGCCGGTCGCCGTGGCCGACGAACTGTCGGCGATGGGTTTGTCCGGGGCGGTGGAGATCGGCCGGGGCGGATTCGGCGTGGTGTACCGCTGCCTGCAGGTCGCGCTGGAACGTGTGGTCGCCGTCAAGGTTCTCTCCTCGGATATCGACGACGAGAGCCGCGAGCGCTTCCTGCGCGAGGAGCAGGCCATGGGCCGGCTCTCCGGGCATCCGAACATCGTCGACATCCTCCAGGTCGACGTCACCGCCAGCGGCATGCCGATCATCGTGATGCCGTACTGCACGCACGGCTCCTTCGAACAGCTCATCCGCGATCAGGGCCCCTTGACCTGGTCGGACTCGCTGCGAGCGGGCGTGAAACTGGCCGGAGCCATCGAGAGCGCACACCGGGCGGGAATCCTGCACCGCGATGTGAAACCGGCCAACGTGCTGCTCAGCGCGTACGGCGAACCGCAGCTCACCGATTTCGGCATCGCGCGCATTCCCGGTGGTTTCCGCACCTCCAGCAGCCTGATCACCGGTTCACCGGCGTTCACCGCGCCGGAAGTGCTCAAGGGTGACGAACCCACCGTCCGATCCGATATCTACAGCCTCGGCGCCACCCTGTTCGCGTTGCTCACCGGGCACGCGGCGTTCGAACGGCAGGCGGGGGAGAAGGTGGTCGCGCAGTTCCTGCGCATCACCACCCAGCCCGTGCCCGACCTGCGGGACCAGGACATTCCGGCGGATGTGGCGGCGGCCATCGAGCAGGCCATGTCGGGCGACCCGCAGGAGCGACCGGAGACGGCCTTCGCATTCGGCGAGTTGTTACGCGCGACTCAGGCGGCCCACGGCGCGGTACCCGACGAGATGGCGCTGCTGGACCCGGCGGCGCTGCCGGACGAGATCGACCTCGCCTCGGGTGAAGCCGCGCCGGGTCAGCCGGAATCGACCCAGACCCGCCCGGCGTTCACCCGGCGCAGCTGGCCGCTGACCATGCGGCCGATGGTGTCCCAGCACCCCGGCGATTCCGCCGCGCCGACGCTGCCGCCGACCGCGGCGACCAAGTTCCGGCCGCCGACGCCGGCCCGGGAACCGATGCCGCGGCCCCGGCTGCTGGACACGTTGCGCGCGGGCGGGCGGCGTCGGCTCGCGGTGATCCACGCGCCCGCCGGCTTCGGCAAGTCGACAGTGGCCGCGCAGTGGCGGGCCGAACTCGTCGCGGGCGGGGTGCCGGTCGCCTGGCTCGGGGTCGGGCGCGACGACGACAACGAGGTCTGGTTCCTGGCGCACCTCATCGAGGCGATCCGGCGGGTCCGTCCCGATATCGGTTTGGGCCTGGACCAGGTGCTGGAGGAGCGGCCCGCCGACGCGGTGGCCTATGTGATCGCCACGTTGATCGACGAGATCCACAGCGGCGGCGAAACCGTCGTGGTGGTGGTCGACGATTGGCATCGCATCGCTGACCCGGGCGCGCACCGGGTGATGGAGTCGCTGCTGGACAACGGATGTCACCATCTGCGGTTCGTGGTGACCAGCCGGGAGCAGTCCGGGCTGCCGACCAGCCGGATGCGCGTGCACGACGAACTGGTGGAGCTCGGGTCGACCGCGCTGCGGCTGACGCTCGACGAGACCCGGGAAGTGCTGGTGGAACGCCACAACTTCGACCTCAGCGACGCGCAGATCGAGCAGATCCACACCGCGACCGACGGCTGGCCCGCCGCCATTCAGCTGGTGAGTCTGGCGCTGCGCGGCAACGCCGACGCCGACCAGCTGATCGGCACGCTGTGCGAAGGCACGCACGGGATTCGGGAGTACCTGGCGGAGAACGTGCTCGACACCCTCGAGCCGCGCATGCTGGACTTCCTGACCGCCATTTCGGTGTCCGAAAAGATCTGCGGCTCTTTGGCTTCGGCGCTGTCGGAGGACAGCGAAGGGGAGCTGCTGCTGGCGCAGGCCGAGCAGCGAGAGTTGTTCCTGCAGCGGATCGAGCACGATCCGGAGTGGTTCCGGATGCAGCCGCTGTTCGCCGAACATCTGCGCGGGCGACTGGAGCAGACCGATCCCGCCAAGCTGAAAGCCTTGCATCGCAGGGCTTCCCGATGGTTCGCCGAGCATCAGCAGCTCCGGAAGTCGGTGGACCACGCGCTCGCGGCGACCGATCTGAAACTGGCGCTGGACCTGATCGAGAGCGGCGGCATGGACCTGATCGACGGCTCGCGGCTGGCGACGCTGCTCGGGACGGTGTCCAAACTGCCGGTGCAGCAGGTTTCCTCGCGCTCGAAGCTGCTGATGGCGGTGGCGCGCGCGAATGTGAACCTGCAGCAGTCCGGGGCGGCGCGCACGGCGCTGGGGCGGTTGTCCAGCATTCTGGCGCGCGGCTCGGCGACCGACGCGGATGTGGCGCAGCAGCGGTGTGCGGCCGACGTGCTCGCCGCGGCCGATCAGATCGCGGGCGACCACACCGAAGGTGTGCTGGACCGAGTGGCCGACTGTCTGGAACGGCCCGACGAGCTGCCCGCCTGGACCGTCTCGACGGCCTCGAATTTGACCGCGTTCGTGCGGCTCACGAATTTCGATTTCGACGGCGCCCGCGAGATCCAGCAGTGGGCGGAGCCGTATCACGCACGGTCGAAGGATCCGCTCGGCGCGGTATTCGGGCTCTGCTCGCAAGGCGCGGCCGCCTACGAGCAACTCGATATCCCCACCGCCACCGACTGTTTCCAGCGGGCGTGGGACACCGCGCGGGAGCAGGCGGGCCCCCGTTCGCACGCGGTCCGGGTGGCCGCGGCGCTGCTCGGTGAATTGAACTACCGCCGTGGCGATCTGGATGCCGCCGATCGGCTGCTCGACGAGAGCCATCAGCTGGTCACCCGGATCGGCCCGGTCGACTTTCTGATCTCCACCTTCGTCATCGGCGCCCGGGTGAAGGCGGTGCGGGGCGACTTGTACACCGCCGCAGCGCGTTTGGATGAGGGTTCGCGTATCGCAGTGGACGGCCGGCTGCCCCGATTGGCCGCGCATGTCCGAGCCGAACGGCTCCGGCTCGGCCTGCCGACGGGCGACGACGCGCAGCCGGACCGGCTCGGCGTCATCCACCACTCGCACCGGCTGCGCGGCTCGGCGGCGTTGACGGCCGAGGCCGAGGAGATCGCCGCCATCCGCGGCCTGCTCGCCCAGCGTCAGTTACGCACCGACGACACCGCGGTCCGCCGGGCCCGCGCATTGCACGGCCGCATGCTCGAACAAGCCCGTCCCCGTGCGGAATTGGATACCGCGCTGTTGCTCGCCGAATGCCTGGCCGCCTCCGGCTGGGTCGGCGAAGCGACCGGTCTGCTGTTACCCGCCGCCGCCACCTGCGCCGATCTGGGCTGGACCCGGCCCCTGCTGGACGCGGGGCCGGGTGTCGTCGCCATCTTGCGGGTGCTGCACACCGAGATGCGCCAGGGACCGAACCAAGCCGAGGAGGTCACCCTCCCGGCGTTGTTCCTGGCCGAACTCCTGGAATAG
- a CDS encoding lytic polysaccharide monooxygenase gives MGIRALSTAAAALGVALAVMPAGTASAHGYLSGPASRQAQCAAGTVSCGPVSYEPQSVEGPKGQRNCSAGLANFKELDDDGKPWTVHNVGGTVDFTWTLTALHRTASYEYYIGDQRVGFVDEGNQIPDSKTQTHKIDLSGFSGKQKLLAIWNIGDTVNAFYSCVDLNIGGGSAPTTGPTTTAPAPTTGAPAPTTTPEPTHSHPTTTAPPSTPVTTQPNPAGKVWEPHATFAIGDEVIYQGKKYRCLQAHTAHDPNWTPANTPALWQPI, from the coding sequence GTGGGTATTCGTGCCCTTTCTACCGCTGCCGCTGCTCTGGGCGTCGCACTCGCTGTCATGCCGGCCGGAACCGCGTCCGCGCACGGCTATCTATCCGGTCCGGCCAGTCGCCAGGCCCAATGCGCCGCGGGAACGGTGTCCTGCGGGCCGGTTTCCTATGAACCGCAAAGTGTGGAAGGTCCCAAGGGTCAGCGTAATTGCAGCGCTGGTCTGGCGAACTTCAAGGAACTCGACGACGACGGAAAACCGTGGACGGTCCACAATGTCGGCGGCACGGTCGATTTCACCTGGACGTTGACCGCGCTGCACCGCACCGCCAGTTACGAGTACTACATCGGTGACCAGCGCGTCGGCTTCGTCGACGAGGGGAACCAGATCCCCGACTCGAAGACGCAGACGCACAAGATCGACCTGAGCGGGTTCAGCGGCAAGCAGAAGTTGCTGGCCATCTGGAACATCGGCGACACCGTCAACGCCTTCTACTCCTGCGTCGACCTGAACATCGGAGGCGGCTCCGCGCCGACGACCGGCCCGACCACCACCGCTCCGGCGCCGACCACCGGCGCGCCCGCTCCGACCACGACCCCGGAGCCCACCCACTCGCACCCCACCACCACGGCGCCGCCCAGCACCCCGGTGACCACCCAGCCGAATCCGGCGGGCAAGGTGTGGGAACCGCACGCCACCTTCGCGATCGGCGACGAGGTGATCTATCAGGGCAAGAAGTACAGGTGCCTGCAAGCGCACACCGCGCACGACCCGAACTGGACGCCGGCGAACACCCCGGCGCTGTGGCAGCCGATCTGA
- a CDS encoding 3-hydroxyacyl-CoA dehydrogenase NAD-binding domain-containing protein has protein sequence MTENNMIGWEQDSDGIVVLTMDDPNQGANTMNELYKNSMSATVERLEAEKDNITGVVLTSAKKTFFAGGDLKNMMKVGPEDGQALMDELATIKGALRRLEQLGKPVVAAINGAALGGGLEICLATHYRVAADVRGLKIGLPEVKLGLLPAGGGVTRTVRMFGLQNALMQILLQGNEFNATKAKEVGLVNEVVGSIEELVPAAKAWIKANPEGGVQPWDKKGYKIPGGTPSTPAFAANLPAFPANLRKQIKGANMPAPRAIMAAAVEGSQVDFDNASLIESRYFVSLLTGPVAKNMIQAFFFDLQAINNGGSRPNDVPKKDIKKIGVLGAGMMGAGIAYVSAKAGYEVVLKDVTIEAAERGKNYSEKIEAKALSRGKTTEEKSKALLDRIKPSADAADFAGVDFVIEAVFENTELKHKVFQEIEDIVDADALLGSNTSTLPITGLAAGVKRQEDFIGIHFFSPVDKMPLVEIIRGEKTSDEALARVFDYTLAIKKTPIVVNDSRGFFTSRVIGTFVNEAIAMLTEGIDPSTIEQAGLQAGYPAAPLQLSDELNMKLMLKIAKETEEAIAKGDATMGRKRHPAIDVIEYLVNEGRPGRLEKAGFYEYDENGKRQGLWPGLREHFKTVAGFGVPIQDLIDRMLFIEAIETQKCFDEGVLTTTADANIGSIFGIGYPAWTGGVHQFVVGYPGGQEAFVARADELAAKYGERFEVPASLRK, from the coding sequence GTGACCGAAAACAACATGATCGGTTGGGAGCAGGATTCGGACGGCATCGTCGTTTTGACGATGGACGACCCGAACCAGGGCGCCAACACGATGAACGAGCTCTACAAGAACTCGATGTCCGCGACCGTCGAGCGCCTGGAAGCCGAGAAGGACAACATCACCGGCGTGGTGCTGACCTCGGCGAAGAAGACCTTCTTCGCCGGCGGCGACCTGAAGAACATGATGAAGGTCGGCCCGGAAGACGGCCAGGCCCTCATGGACGAGCTCGCCACCATCAAGGGCGCGCTGCGCCGCCTGGAGCAGCTGGGCAAGCCGGTCGTGGCCGCCATCAACGGCGCCGCGCTCGGCGGTGGCCTGGAGATCTGTCTGGCGACGCACTACCGCGTCGCCGCCGACGTGCGTGGCCTGAAGATCGGCCTGCCCGAGGTGAAGCTGGGCCTGCTGCCCGCCGGCGGCGGTGTCACCCGCACCGTGCGCATGTTCGGCCTGCAGAACGCGCTGATGCAGATCCTGCTGCAGGGCAACGAGTTCAACGCCACCAAGGCCAAGGAAGTCGGCCTGGTCAACGAGGTCGTCGGTTCCATCGAGGAGCTGGTCCCCGCGGCCAAGGCGTGGATCAAGGCCAACCCCGAGGGTGGCGTGCAGCCCTGGGACAAGAAGGGCTACAAGATCCCCGGCGGCACCCCGTCCACCCCGGCCTTCGCGGCGAACCTGCCCGCGTTCCCGGCCAACCTGCGTAAGCAGATCAAGGGCGCGAACATGCCTGCCCCGCGGGCCATCATGGCCGCCGCGGTCGAGGGCTCGCAGGTCGATTTCGACAACGCGTCGCTGATCGAGTCGCGCTACTTCGTCTCCCTGCTGACCGGCCCGGTCGCGAAGAACATGATCCAGGCGTTCTTCTTCGACCTGCAGGCGATCAACAACGGCGGCTCCCGTCCGAACGATGTCCCGAAGAAGGACATCAAGAAGATCGGTGTGCTGGGCGCGGGCATGATGGGCGCGGGCATCGCCTACGTCTCGGCCAAGGCCGGCTACGAGGTCGTGCTGAAGGACGTCACCATCGAGGCGGCCGAGCGCGGCAAGAACTACTCCGAGAAGATCGAGGCCAAGGCGCTCTCGCGTGGCAAGACCACCGAGGAGAAGTCCAAGGCGCTGCTGGACCGGATCAAGCCGTCCGCGGACGCGGCCGACTTCGCCGGTGTCGACTTCGTCATCGAGGCCGTCTTCGAGAACACCGAGCTCAAGCACAAGGTGTTCCAGGAGATCGAGGACATCGTCGACGCGGACGCCCTGCTGGGCTCCAACACCTCCACCCTGCCGATCACCGGTCTCGCGGCCGGCGTGAAGCGCCAGGAGGATTTCATCGGCATCCACTTCTTCTCGCCGGTCGACAAGATGCCGCTGGTGGAGATCATCCGTGGTGAGAAGACCTCGGACGAGGCGCTGGCTCGGGTGTTCGACTACACCCTCGCGATCAAGAAGACCCCGATCGTGGTCAACGACAGCCGCGGCTTCTTCACCTCGCGCGTCATCGGCACCTTCGTCAACGAGGCGATCGCCATGCTCACCGAGGGCATCGACCCCTCGACCATCGAGCAGGCCGGTCTGCAGGCGGGCTACCCGGCCGCGCCGCTGCAGCTCTCGGATGAGCTGAACATGAAGCTCATGCTGAAGATCGCCAAGGAGACCGAGGAAGCGATCGCCAAGGGCGACGCGACCATGGGCCGCAAGCGGCACCCGGCGATCGACGTGATCGAGTACCTGGTGAACGAGGGTCGTCCGGGCCGCCTGGAGAAGGCCGGCTTCTACGAGTACGACGAGAACGGCAAGCGCCAGGGCCTGTGGCCGGGTCTGCGCGAGCACTTCAAGACCGTCGCCGGTTTCGGTGTGCCGATTCAGGATCTGATCGACCGCATGCTGTTCATCGAGGCGATCGAGACCCAGAAGTGCTTCGACGAGGGCGTGCTGACCACGACCGCCGACGCCAACATCGGCTCGATCTTCGGTATCGGCTACCCGGCGTGGACCGGTGGTGTGCACCAGTTCGTCGTCGGTTACCCGGGCGGCCAGGAGGCCTTCGTGGCTCGGGCCGACGAGCTGGCCGCGAAGTACGGCGAGCGTTTCGAGGTTCCGGCCTCGCTGCGCAAGTAA
- a CDS encoding acetyl-CoA C-acetyltransferase → MTTEAYIYEAIRTPRGRGKKNGSLHSVKPIDLTVGLIQELRNRFPNLDEDQISDLILGVVSPVGDQGMDIARTAVTVAGLPDTVGGFQLNRFCASGLEAVNLAAQKVRSGFDDLVIAGGVESMSRVAMGSDGGAWALDPVTNYDTYFVPQGVSADLIATIEGFSRDDVDAYAVRSQELAAAATTGGYFAKSIVPVKDQNGLVVLDRDEHMRPGTTAEDLAKLQPSFAMVGDMGGFDAVALQKYHFVEKINHVHHGGNSSGIVDGAALVLIGSEAAGKASGLTPRARVVATATSGADSTIMLTGPTPAAKKALAKAGLSIEDMDLVEINEAFASVVLKFQKDMNVPDEKLNVNGGAIAMGHPLGATGAMITGTMVDELERRNGRYALVTLCIGGGMGVATIIERV, encoded by the coding sequence ATGACCACAGAGGCCTACATTTACGAGGCCATCCGCACCCCGCGCGGACGCGGCAAGAAGAACGGTTCGCTGCACTCGGTCAAGCCGATCGACCTCACCGTGGGTCTGATCCAGGAGCTGCGGAACCGTTTCCCGAACCTCGATGAGGACCAGATCTCGGACCTCATCCTCGGTGTGGTGAGCCCGGTCGGCGATCAGGGCATGGACATCGCCCGCACCGCCGTCACCGTGGCCGGCCTGCCCGACACCGTCGGCGGCTTCCAGCTCAACCGCTTCTGCGCCTCCGGCCTCGAGGCCGTCAACCTGGCCGCGCAGAAGGTGCGCTCCGGCTTCGACGACCTGGTCATCGCCGGCGGCGTCGAGTCGATGTCGCGCGTGGCCATGGGCTCCGACGGTGGCGCCTGGGCCCTGGACCCGGTCACCAACTACGACACCTACTTCGTCCCGCAGGGTGTCTCGGCCGACCTGATCGCGACCATCGAGGGCTTCTCCCGCGATGACGTCGACGCCTACGCCGTGCGCTCGCAGGAGCTGGCCGCCGCGGCCACCACCGGCGGCTACTTCGCCAAGTCGATCGTGCCGGTCAAGGATCAGAACGGCCTGGTCGTGCTGGACCGCGACGAGCACATGCGTCCCGGCACCACCGCCGAGGATCTGGCCAAGCTGCAGCCGTCCTTCGCCATGGTCGGCGACATGGGTGGCTTCGACGCGGTGGCGCTGCAGAAGTACCACTTCGTGGAGAAGATCAACCACGTGCACCACGGCGGTAACAGCTCGGGCATCGTCGACGGCGCCGCGCTGGTGCTGATCGGCTCCGAGGCGGCCGGTAAGGCTTCGGGTCTGACCCCGCGGGCCCGCGTCGTCGCGACCGCGACCTCCGGCGCCGACTCCACCATCATGCTGACCGGCCCGACCCCGGCCGCCAAGAAGGCGCTGGCCAAGGCCGGCCTGTCCATCGAGGACATGGACCTGGTCGAGATCAACGAGGCCTTCGCCTCCGTCGTGCTCAAGTTCCAGAAGGACATGAACGTCCCGGACGAGAAGCTCAACGTCAACGGCGGCGCCATCGCGATGGGCCACCCGCTGGGCGCCACCGGCGCGATGATCACCGGCACCATGGTCGATGAGCTGGAGCGCCGCAACGGCCGCTACGCGCTGGTCACCCTGTGCATCGGCGGCGGCATGGGCGTCGCGACCATCATCGAACGCGTCTAA
- a CDS encoding DNA polymerase III subunit gamma and tau, with protein MALYRKYRPATFAEVVGQEHVTDPISTALDTGRISHAYLFSGPRGCGKTSSARILARSLNCAEGPTSRPCGVCPSCVALGPGGPGNLDVIELDAASHGGVDDTRELRDRAFYAPAESRYRVFIVDEAHMVTTAGFNALLKIVEEPPAHLIFIFATTEPDKVLPTIRSRTHHYPFRLLPPATMRGLLGKICEQENVAVEEAVYPLVIRAGGGSPRDSLSVLDQLLAGAGPEGVTYNRAVSLLGVTDVALIDDAVEALAVDDGAALFGTVDRVMEAGHDPRRFAVDLLERFRDLILMRAVPDAVERNLVTGPGDVLERMGDQAQRIGAATLARYAELLHEGLGEMRGATAPRLLLEIVCARMLLPSVSDAESATLQRLERLERGIATGAIAPAAGPGPAAHSESGPARPAAAEGRRRGAEALAALRAKQEGAPARSAEPSAQQASAPATPASTQAPSSPQSAPAAGPGSSSETSGPDSAPSARSSASPVQASGPDSISTVHDSASTASAGGPGSDSVPSSRHSASVAPAGGPGQGSASAAPHSASPASAGGPGQDSLPSARSDVSTVQAGGSGPDSGPSAQGSASASGPGHDAASPSRSSGPETGRESTSAAPGPEVARTSASTRGPAESSANPAAAQVNSPSEAIGDAGRGNVAEGVPAPGAQAAAPGSDELLRSVEAAWADIRAKVREFGAAVQALLSGASVARIEGDVIVFAHQHAPLAKRLSEPRNIEAVRSAVRAVLGRDHDIRWEAGAAVARPQAAQVVAKAARAAAQPGQAARGAATTGGPATPPRFSRPSQAKNAQTGGPSAPQPGPEFKPYADDDIPPPDFPDLPDDPGPFDSPPAEPGGETIHAAVPRDLTPEEEQELMAEAAKPVAPEDRRDPDEVALELLRTELGATRIDG; from the coding sequence GTGGCTCTGTACCGGAAGTACCGACCGGCAACGTTCGCTGAGGTAGTGGGTCAGGAGCACGTCACCGACCCGATCAGCACTGCCCTGGACACTGGGCGGATCAGTCATGCCTACCTGTTCTCCGGTCCGCGGGGCTGCGGCAAGACCTCCTCGGCCCGTATTCTCGCGCGCTCGCTGAACTGTGCGGAGGGGCCCACCTCGAGGCCGTGCGGCGTCTGCCCGTCCTGTGTGGCGCTGGGGCCCGGCGGTCCGGGCAACCTCGACGTCATCGAACTCGACGCGGCCAGCCACGGCGGTGTCGACGACACCCGCGAACTGCGCGATCGCGCCTTCTACGCGCCCGCCGAGTCCCGCTACCGCGTCTTCATCGTCGACGAGGCGCACATGGTCACCACCGCGGGCTTCAACGCGCTGCTGAAGATCGTCGAGGAGCCGCCCGCGCACCTGATCTTCATCTTCGCCACCACCGAGCCCGACAAGGTGCTGCCCACCATCCGCTCGCGCACCCACCACTACCCGTTCCGATTGCTGCCGCCCGCCACCATGCGCGGCCTGCTCGGCAAGATCTGCGAGCAGGAGAATGTCGCGGTCGAGGAAGCGGTGTACCCGTTGGTGATTCGCGCCGGCGGCGGCTCCCCACGGGACAGCCTCAGCGTGCTCGACCAGCTGCTGGCCGGCGCCGGGCCCGAGGGCGTCACCTACAACCGCGCGGTCTCCCTGCTCGGCGTCACCGATGTCGCGCTGATCGATGACGCCGTCGAAGCCCTGGCCGTCGACGACGGTGCGGCCCTGTTCGGCACGGTCGACCGCGTCATGGAGGCGGGCCACGATCCCCGCCGCTTCGCCGTCGACCTGCTCGAACGCTTCCGCGACCTGATCCTCATGCGCGCGGTCCCCGACGCCGTCGAGCGCAATCTCGTCACCGGGCCCGGCGACGTGCTGGAGCGGATGGGCGATCAGGCCCAGCGCATCGGCGCGGCCACCCTGGCCCGTTATGCCGAACTGCTGCACGAGGGTCTCGGTGAGATGCGCGGCGCCACCGCACCGCGTCTGCTGCTCGAAATCGTCTGCGCCCGAATGCTGCTGCCCTCGGTCTCCGATGCGGAGTCCGCGACTTTGCAGCGCCTGGAGCGTCTCGAACGCGGTATCGCCACCGGCGCGATCGCTCCGGCCGCCGGACCGGGCCCCGCCGCGCACAGCGAATCCGGCCCGGCCCGTCCCGCCGCCGCGGAGGGCCGCAGGCGTGGCGCCGAGGCATTGGCCGCGCTGCGCGCCAAGCAGGAGGGAGCGCCGGCGAGGAGCGCCGAACCGTCGGCTCAGCAGGCATCCGCTCCAGCCACCCCCGCGAGTACGCAGGCCCCTTCCTCGCCGCAGAGCGCACCCGCTGCGGGCCCGGGGTCGTCGTCCGAGACCTCCGGTCCGGATTCAGCTCCGTCCGCGCGGTCCTCTGCTTCGCCTGTCCAGGCTTCCGGGCCGGATTCGATTTCGACCGTGCATGATTCCGCTTCCACAGCTTCGGCTGGCGGCCCCGGGTCGGATTCGGTTCCGAGCTCGCGGCACTCCGCTTCTGTTGCTCCGGCTGGCGGTCCAGGACAGGGCTCGGCTTCGGCCGCGCCGCACTCCGCTTCTCCTGCTTCGGCCGGCGGTCCAGGACAGGACTCACTGCCGTCCGCGCGGTCCGATGTTTCGACTGTTCAGGCTGGTGGTTCCGGACCGGATTCGGGTCCGTCCGCGCAGGGTTCCGCTTCTGCTTCTGGACCTGGTCACGATGCCGCTTCGCCTTCGCGGAGTTCCGGCCCAGAGACGGGGCGGGAGTCGACCTCGGCGGCACCGGGTCCGGAGGTGGCGCGTACCTCGGCATCGACTCGTGGACCCGCGGAGTCGAGCGCCAACCCTGCGGCGGCGCAGGTGAATTCGCCGTCCGAGGCGATCGGGGATGCGGGCCGCGGCAATGTGGCCGAGGGGGTTCCCGCGCCGGGCGCGCAGGCGGCTGCTCCGGGATCGGATGAGTTGTTGCGGTCCGTGGAAGCCGCCTGGGCGGATATCCGGGCGAAGGTCCGGGAATTCGGGGCCGCGGTGCAGGCTTTGCTGTCCGGTGCCTCGGTGGCCCGGATCGAGGGTGACGTGATCGTGTTCGCGCATCAGCACGCGCCACTGGCGAAGCGGCTGTCGGAGCCGCGCAATATCGAGGCGGTCCGGTCCGCGGTGCGAGCGGTGCTCGGGCGTGACCACGACATCCGCTGGGAAGCCGGTGCCGCCGTGGCGCGTCCGCAGGCCGCGCAGGTCGTGGCCAAGGCCGCGCGGGCGGCCGCGCAGCCCGGCCAGGCGGCGCGCGGCGCGGCGACCACGGGCGGTCCGGCGACCCCGCCCCGGTTTTCCCGGCCCAGCCAGGCCAAGAACGCGCAAACCGGCGGACCATCCGCGCCGCAGCCCGGGCCGGAGTTCAAGCCGTACGCCGACGATGACATCCCGCCCCCCGACTTCCCGGATCTACCGGACGACCCGGGCCCTTTTGATTCCCCGCCCGCCGAGCCGGGCGGGGAAACGATCCACGCCGCGGTCCCGCGCGACCTGACCCCGGAGGAGGAGCAGGAGCTGATGGCCGAGGCCGCCAAGCCGGTCGCTCCGGAGGATCGGCGCGATCCGGACGAGGTCGCTCTGGAATTGCTCCGCACCGAATTGGGCGCCACTCGCATCGACGGCTGA